Proteins from one Embleya scabrispora genomic window:
- a CDS encoding PucR family transcriptional regulator, whose translation MGNLGDAGGTATGGEPQFRPGDKSGGAGRATVAGAAPRRLPPRRRKVVGGGASAPEPDPFPRARVAGASTAWEAGNDPRSHPTVPAPAAPPDAGGPGQTVRPGGRPLVDTAIGLAGRLAQAAADAKYRSDLMRDLLTGRGTDLTGWAALPTGPLLVVVAEADPPAAGRDPRAIRAGQEALARAWSGAVGARAPEAAVAAYPREVVTLLGAPADGQAARLVTELAAVVHADCGAAVRSFTTGVSRPAESLDALPVAYEQARRAVAAGRRIHGPGAVADFDQLGVFRLLSLIPDPGELDRFAREALRTLAHPRDPEAADLRNTLQALLDTNLNVAETARRLYVHYNTLRYRITKLERLLGPFTQDPHLRLNLMIALQIVRIQGR comes from the coding sequence ATGGGCAACCTCGGGGACGCGGGCGGAACGGCAACCGGGGGCGAACCGCAGTTTCGTCCCGGGGACAAGAGCGGCGGCGCCGGCCGCGCGACGGTGGCCGGAGCGGCGCCGCGTCGGCTGCCGCCACGGCGCCGCAAGGTCGTCGGCGGCGGTGCCAGCGCCCCCGAGCCCGACCCTTTCCCGCGCGCCCGGGTCGCGGGCGCCTCGACCGCGTGGGAGGCGGGCAACGACCCGCGCTCGCACCCCACGGTCCCGGCACCCGCCGCGCCCCCGGACGCGGGCGGCCCCGGGCAGACGGTACGGCCGGGCGGGCGGCCGCTCGTGGACACCGCGATCGGCTTGGCGGGGCGGCTGGCACAGGCCGCCGCCGACGCCAAGTACCGCAGCGACTTGATGCGCGACCTGCTCACCGGGCGCGGTACGGACCTGACGGGCTGGGCGGCGCTGCCGACCGGACCGCTCCTGGTGGTGGTGGCCGAGGCCGACCCGCCGGCGGCCGGCCGCGACCCGCGGGCGATCCGGGCCGGACAGGAGGCACTGGCCCGCGCCTGGTCCGGCGCGGTCGGCGCACGGGCACCGGAGGCGGCGGTCGCCGCGTACCCGCGCGAGGTGGTCACCCTGCTCGGCGCACCGGCCGACGGCCAGGCCGCGCGACTGGTGACCGAACTCGCGGCCGTGGTGCACGCGGATTGCGGCGCGGCGGTCCGGTCGTTCACGACGGGGGTGAGCCGACCGGCGGAGTCACTCGACGCGCTGCCGGTCGCGTACGAGCAGGCCCGGCGCGCGGTCGCCGCCGGGCGGCGCATCCACGGCCCCGGCGCGGTGGCCGACTTCGACCAGCTCGGCGTCTTCCGGCTGCTCAGCCTGATCCCCGATCCGGGTGAACTCGACCGTTTCGCCCGCGAGGCCCTGCGCACCCTGGCCCATCCCCGCGACCCGGAGGCAGCCGACCTGCGCAACACTCTGCAGGCACTGCTCGACACGAACCTGAACGTGGCCGAAACGGCACGGCGGCTGTACGTGCACTACAACACGCTGCGGTATCGGATCACCAAACTGGAGCGCCTGCTCGGCCCGTTCACCCAGGACCCACACCTGCGCCTGAACCTGATGATCGCTCTACAGATCGTCCGCATACAGGGTCGCTGA
- a CDS encoding riboflavin synthase: MFTGIVEELGEIVAIERLTDSARITIRGPVVTTGARHGDSIAVNGVCLTVVDDKVDPEAATFTADVMRETLDKSSLGALTTGSRVNLERPMVLGGRLGGHLVQGHVDGTGEILARTPGEEWEIVEIALPAHLARYVVDKGSITVDGISLTVVEAHDASFTVSLIPTTLALTTLGVKAVGDPVNLEVDIIAKYVERLGTHGPGTGVRAS; the protein is encoded by the coding sequence ATGTTCACCGGAATCGTTGAGGAACTCGGCGAGATCGTGGCCATCGAGCGGCTGACCGACTCGGCCCGGATCACCATCCGCGGCCCCGTCGTCACCACCGGTGCCCGCCACGGCGACTCGATCGCCGTCAACGGTGTGTGTCTGACCGTCGTGGACGACAAGGTCGACCCCGAGGCGGCCACCTTCACCGCCGACGTGATGCGGGAGACGCTGGACAAGTCCAGCCTCGGCGCGCTGACCACCGGCTCGCGGGTCAACCTGGAGCGCCCGATGGTGCTCGGCGGCCGGCTCGGCGGACACCTGGTCCAGGGGCACGTCGACGGCACCGGCGAGATCCTGGCCCGCACCCCCGGCGAGGAGTGGGAGATCGTCGAGATCGCCCTGCCCGCGCACCTGGCCCGCTACGTGGTGGACAAGGGCTCGATCACCGTCGACGGCATCAGCCTCACCGTCGTCGAGGCGCACGACGCGAGCTTCACCGTCAGCCTGATCCCCACCACACTCGCGCTCACCACCCTCGGCGTCAAAGCCGTCGGCGACCCGGTCAACCTCGAGGTCGACATCATCGCCAAGTACGTGGAGCGGCTGGGCACGCACGGGCCGGGCACAGGGGTGAGGGCATCGTGA
- the ribD gene encoding bifunctional diaminohydroxyphosphoribosylaminopyrimidine deaminase/5-amino-6-(5-phosphoribosylamino)uracil reductase RibD gives MRRAISLASRALGHTSPNPLVGCVVLGPDGTVVGEGFHTRAGAPHAEVEALRAAGSAARGGTALVTLEPCSHVGRTGPCTQALIDAGIRRVRYAVADPNPVAAGGGAVLRAAGIDAEGGLLAAEAEAGNRAWLTAVRLGRPHVTWKYAATLDGRSAAADGSARWISSVESRADTHLLRASVDAVLAGSGTQLADDPHLAARDVPGARQPLRVIVDTHARTRADARVLDDAAPTLIAVGPDAVAAHLPEAAVLRIPLADTGLDLPALLNELYARDVRAVLLEGGPTLAGAFAAAGLIDTVVGYLAPALLGAGPPALGPAGIGTIAEMLRLDVDDVTRLGTDIRITARPRPHSAGRTKES, from the coding sequence ATGCGCCGGGCCATCTCGCTGGCGAGCCGTGCGCTCGGTCACACCAGTCCCAATCCGCTGGTCGGCTGCGTCGTGCTCGGCCCCGACGGCACCGTGGTCGGCGAGGGTTTCCACACCCGCGCCGGCGCCCCGCACGCCGAGGTCGAGGCGCTGCGCGCGGCCGGTTCGGCGGCTCGCGGCGGCACCGCCCTGGTGACCCTCGAACCCTGCTCGCACGTCGGCCGCACCGGCCCCTGCACGCAGGCCCTGATCGACGCCGGCATCCGCCGGGTGCGCTACGCCGTCGCCGACCCCAACCCGGTCGCGGCCGGCGGCGGCGCGGTGCTGCGCGCGGCGGGCATCGACGCCGAGGGCGGCCTGCTCGCCGCCGAGGCCGAGGCGGGCAACCGCGCCTGGCTGACCGCCGTCCGCCTGGGCCGCCCGCACGTGACCTGGAAGTACGCGGCCACCCTGGACGGCCGCAGTGCCGCCGCCGACGGCAGCGCCCGGTGGATCAGCTCGGTCGAATCCCGCGCCGATACCCACCTGCTGCGGGCGAGCGTCGACGCGGTACTGGCCGGCTCCGGCACACAGCTCGCCGACGACCCGCACCTGGCCGCGCGCGACGTACCCGGCGCCCGGCAACCGCTGCGGGTGATCGTGGACACCCACGCCCGCACCCGCGCCGACGCCCGAGTGCTCGACGACGCGGCGCCGACCCTGATCGCGGTCGGCCCCGACGCGGTCGCCGCACACCTGCCCGAGGCCGCCGTACTGCGCATACCGCTCGCGGACACCGGCCTGGACCTGCCCGCGCTGCTGAACGAGCTGTACGCGCGCGACGTGCGTGCCGTGCTGCTCGAAGGCGGTCCCACCCTCGCCGGCGCGTTCGCCGCCGCCGGCCTGATCGACACCGTCGTGGGCTATCTCGCCCCCGCCCTGCTCGGCGCCGGACCTCCCGCGCTGGGCCCGGCCGGAATCGGCACCATCGCCGAGATGTTGCGACTGGACGTCGACGACGTCACGCGCCTCGGCACCGACATCCGCATCACCGCCCGCCCACGGCCGCACTCCGCCGGCCGTACGAAGGAGTCCTGA
- a CDS encoding PH domain-containing protein, with translation MSEPTPVDPPLPRTWYARRSRLITGVLGAIILVGLCVLAVMLPEKGGWGCGSRMGVAATGVLGLGAMVMLGRPKVVAAADGVTVVNLLRTTHLEWAQIVRVYLRQGDPWVYIDMSNGDTLPVMGIQTSNGKSAAITAARELRTLADHYGAAPEAR, from the coding sequence ATGAGCGAGCCCACCCCCGTCGACCCCCCGCTCCCACGTACCTGGTACGCCAGGCGCAGTCGGCTGATCACCGGTGTGCTCGGCGCGATCATCCTGGTCGGGCTGTGCGTGCTGGCGGTGATGTTGCCGGAGAAGGGCGGCTGGGGATGCGGCTCACGAATGGGCGTCGCGGCCACCGGCGTCCTGGGACTCGGCGCGATGGTGATGCTGGGCCGCCCGAAGGTGGTCGCCGCCGCGGACGGCGTGACGGTGGTCAACCTGCTCCGGACCACACACCTGGAATGGGCCCAGATCGTCCGGGTGTACCTGCGCCAGGGCGACCCGTGGGTCTACATCGACATGTCCAACGGCGACACGCTGCCGGTGATGGGCATCCAAACCTCCAACGGCAAATCCGCCGCCATCACCGCCGCCCGCGAACTCCGCACCTTGGCCGACCACTACGGCGCAGCCCCGGAAGCCCGCTAG
- the ribH gene encoding 6,7-dimethyl-8-ribityllumazine synthase — translation MSGAGAPKLTVEGCRDLRVGVVAAQWHTVVMDGLVDGAVKALSELGITEPTLIRAPGAFELPVLAKALAGRGYDAVVALGVVIRGGTPHFEYVCSAATDGLTRVALDTGVPIGFGVLTCDTEEQALDRAGLPHSREDKGREAVEAAVATAMALRTLSEPWRSA, via the coding sequence ATGAGTGGCGCAGGAGCCCCGAAACTGACCGTCGAGGGCTGCCGTGACCTGCGCGTGGGCGTGGTCGCCGCGCAGTGGCACACCGTCGTGATGGACGGCCTCGTGGACGGGGCCGTCAAGGCCCTGAGCGAGCTGGGCATCACCGAACCCACGCTGATCCGCGCCCCCGGCGCGTTCGAACTGCCCGTGCTCGCCAAGGCGCTGGCCGGCCGCGGCTACGACGCGGTGGTCGCGCTCGGCGTGGTCATCCGCGGCGGCACCCCGCACTTCGAGTACGTATGCTCCGCCGCCACCGACGGCCTCACCCGGGTCGCGCTCGACACCGGCGTGCCGATCGGCTTCGGCGTGCTCACCTGCGACACCGAGGAGCAGGCCCTGGACCGGGCCGGCCTGCCGCACTCGCGTGAGGACAAGGGCCGCGAAGCGGTGGAGGCGGCCGTCGCGACCGCGATGGCGTTGCGTACGCTCTCCGAACCGTGGCGTTCGGCCTGA
- the hisG gene encoding ATP phosphoribosyltransferase: protein MLRIAVPNKGSLSEPASAMLHEAGYRQRKHSKELVLTDPDNNVEFFFLRPRDIAIYVGSGRLDAGITGRDLLMDSGAEAEEILQLGLAPATFRYAAPAPIARELAEQGKKGLAGLRVASSYIGIVQRDFAEHGIEAAALVKLDGAVETAIQLGVADVIADVVETGTTLAQAGLEVFGEPILRSEAVLIRRAGAETSPALEQLVRRLQGVLVARSYVMMDYDIRVERVEAAVTLTPGLESPTVSPLHNEGWVAVRAMVPRKNAQQIMDDLWEIGARAILVTGIHACRL from the coding sequence ATGCTGCGCATCGCCGTCCCCAACAAGGGTTCCCTCTCCGAGCCTGCGTCGGCGATGCTGCATGAGGCCGGCTACCGCCAGCGCAAGCACTCCAAGGAACTGGTCCTCACCGACCCCGACAACAACGTCGAGTTCTTCTTCCTGCGCCCGCGCGACATCGCGATCTACGTCGGCTCGGGCCGGCTGGACGCCGGGATCACCGGGCGCGACCTGCTGATGGACTCCGGCGCCGAGGCCGAGGAGATCCTGCAACTGGGCCTGGCCCCGGCCACGTTCCGCTACGCCGCACCCGCGCCGATCGCGCGCGAGTTGGCCGAGCAGGGCAAGAAGGGGCTGGCCGGACTGCGGGTGGCCTCCTCCTACATCGGCATCGTCCAGCGCGACTTCGCCGAGCACGGCATCGAGGCCGCGGCGCTGGTCAAGCTGGACGGCGCGGTGGAGACCGCGATCCAGCTGGGCGTCGCCGACGTGATCGCCGACGTGGTGGAGACCGGCACCACGCTGGCCCAGGCGGGCCTGGAGGTGTTCGGCGAGCCGATCCTGCGCTCCGAGGCGGTGTTGATCCGGCGCGCCGGCGCGGAAACCTCGCCCGCGCTGGAGCAGTTGGTACGCCGGCTCCAGGGCGTCCTGGTCGCGCGCAGCTACGTGATGATGGATTACGACATCCGGGTCGAGCGGGTCGAGGCGGCGGTCACGCTGACCCCGGGCCTGGAGTCGCCGACGGTCAGCCCGCTGCACAACGAGGGCTGGGTCGCGGTGCGGGCGATGGTGCCGCGCAAGAACGCCCAGCAGATCATGGACGACCTCTGGGAGATCGGCGCCCGGGCGATCCTGGTCACCGGGATCCACGCCTGCCGCCTCTGA
- the pnuC gene encoding nicotinamide riboside transporter PnuC, whose protein sequence is MTGWLNDAAFTVANKPVPWSDLLGQIASLATVWLALRRNLWAWPVQIVGAALLIAANTSVHLGGSAMRNVVIIVAAGYGWWRWARGRRDTGEVEIRFGTTHERIALVALMAVGTVGFAQLLEHTGISWAPWPDAYIFVGSVVAMLAQARGLFEFWLVWIAVDLVGVPLAWQHGLVFSGLVYGVFLVMCVAGLVDWWNRSRRYRDKGAARGAERHLEGATA, encoded by the coding sequence GTGACCGGCTGGCTCAACGACGCCGCGTTCACCGTCGCGAACAAGCCGGTGCCGTGGTCCGACCTGCTCGGCCAGATCGCGTCCCTGGCCACCGTCTGGCTCGCGCTGCGCCGCAACCTGTGGGCGTGGCCGGTACAGATCGTGGGCGCGGCGCTGCTGATCGCCGCCAACACCTCCGTGCACCTGGGCGGCAGCGCGATGCGCAACGTGGTGATCATCGTCGCCGCCGGATACGGCTGGTGGCGCTGGGCGCGCGGGCGGCGCGACACCGGCGAGGTGGAGATCCGCTTCGGCACCACCCACGAGCGGATCGCGCTGGTCGCGCTGATGGCGGTCGGCACGGTCGGCTTCGCGCAACTGCTCGAACACACGGGCATCTCGTGGGCGCCCTGGCCGGACGCGTACATCTTCGTCGGCTCGGTCGTGGCGATGCTCGCGCAGGCCCGAGGGCTGTTCGAGTTCTGGCTGGTGTGGATCGCGGTCGACCTGGTCGGCGTACCCCTCGCCTGGCAGCACGGTCTGGTGTTCAGCGGACTGGTCTACGGCGTCTTCCTCGTGATGTGCGTCGCCGGACTCGTCGACTGGTGGAACCGCTCCCGGCGGTACCGGGACAAGGGGGCTGCCCGCGGGGCAGAACGGCACCTGGAAGGGGCAACGGCGTGA
- a CDS encoding bifunctional 3,4-dihydroxy-2-butanone-4-phosphate synthase/GTP cyclohydrolase II, protein MGAPTESALDTIDDAIKAMAAGEAIVVVDDEDRENEGDLIFAGELATQALMAFMIRYSSGVVCVPMRGADLDRLKLPPMTAVNEDRKGTAYSVSVDAKDGVDTGISAADRTHTVRLLSDPDTVHTQLTRPGHIFPLRAVEGGVLVRPGHTEAAVDLAELAGLAPVGVICEVVNDDGTMARLPQLIPFAREHGLKIVSIADLIAYRRRTERTIERAAETRLPTEHGTFRAIGYRSTVDDVEHIALVAGDIGDGEDVLVRVHSECLTGDVFGSLRCDCGPQLDAALDRVTAEGRGVVLYMRGHEGRGIGLIHKLQAYQLQDAGHDTVDANLELGLPADARDYGTGAQILVDLGVRSMRLLTNNPAKRAGLEGYGLEITGRVALPVHATADNLRYLQTKRDRMGHDLPWLDPSDPTADLPSVAEVAEAVDAKGRAVTSA, encoded by the coding sequence ATGGGCGCGCCCACCGAGTCGGCCCTCGACACCATCGACGACGCGATCAAGGCGATGGCCGCCGGCGAGGCGATCGTCGTCGTGGACGACGAGGACCGGGAGAACGAGGGCGACCTGATCTTCGCCGGCGAGTTGGCCACGCAGGCGTTGATGGCCTTCATGATCCGCTACTCGTCGGGCGTGGTCTGCGTGCCGATGCGCGGCGCCGACCTGGACCGCCTCAAGCTGCCCCCGATGACCGCCGTCAACGAGGACCGCAAGGGCACCGCCTACTCGGTCTCGGTCGACGCCAAGGACGGCGTGGACACCGGCATCTCGGCCGCCGACCGCACGCACACCGTGCGGCTGCTGTCCGACCCGGACACGGTGCACACCCAGCTGACCCGACCCGGCCACATCTTCCCGCTGCGCGCGGTCGAGGGCGGCGTGCTGGTGCGCCCCGGGCACACCGAGGCCGCCGTGGACCTGGCCGAGCTGGCCGGTCTCGCGCCGGTCGGGGTGATCTGCGAAGTGGTCAACGACGACGGCACGATGGCCCGGCTGCCGCAGCTGATCCCGTTCGCCCGCGAACACGGCCTCAAGATCGTCAGCATCGCCGACCTGATCGCCTACCGCCGCCGCACCGAGCGCACGATCGAGCGCGCCGCCGAGACCCGACTGCCCACGGAGCACGGCACGTTCCGGGCGATCGGCTACCGCAGCACCGTCGACGACGTGGAGCACATCGCGCTGGTCGCCGGCGACATCGGCGACGGCGAGGACGTCCTGGTGCGGGTGCACTCCGAGTGCCTGACCGGCGACGTGTTCGGCTCGCTGCGCTGCGACTGCGGCCCGCAGTTGGACGCCGCCCTGGACCGGGTCACCGCCGAGGGTCGGGGCGTGGTGCTGTACATGCGCGGGCACGAGGGGCGCGGGATCGGGCTGATCCACAAGCTCCAGGCGTACCAACTCCAGGACGCCGGCCACGACACGGTGGACGCCAACCTGGAGCTGGGCCTGCCGGCCGACGCCCGCGACTACGGCACCGGCGCGCAGATCCTGGTCGACCTGGGCGTGCGGTCGATGCGGCTGCTCACCAACAACCCCGCCAAGCGGGCGGGGCTGGAGGGCTACGGCCTGGAGATCACCGGCCGGGTCGCCCTGCCGGTGCACGCCACCGCCGACAACCTGCGCTACCTCCAGACCAAGCGCGACCGGATGGGCCACGACCTGCCCTGGCTGGACCCGAGCGACCCGACCGCGGACCTGCCGTCGGTCGCCGAGGTCGCGGAGGCCGTCGACGCGAAGGGGCGCGCGGTCACCAGCGCGTGA
- a CDS encoding phosphoribosyl-ATP diphosphatase, which yields MKTFEQLFDELRAKAESGREGSRTVELVTAGVHTIGKKVVEEAAEVWMAAEHEGADRTAEEISQLLYHLQVMMVARGISLEDVYAHL from the coding sequence ATGAAGACGTTTGAACAGCTTTTCGACGAGCTGCGGGCCAAGGCGGAATCGGGCCGGGAGGGCTCGCGCACGGTCGAGCTCGTCACCGCCGGCGTACACACGATCGGCAAGAAGGTCGTGGAGGAGGCCGCCGAGGTGTGGATGGCCGCCGAGCACGAGGGCGCCGACCGCACCGCCGAGGAGATCTCCCAGCTCCTCTACCACCTCCAGGTGATGATGGTCGCCCGCGGCATCTCGCTCGAGGACGTATACGCTCACCTGTGA